Part of the uncultured Anaeromusa sp. genome is shown below.
AAAGCATCAACAATATGCGGCGCTGGAGCTAAGTCGGGACTGCCAATACTCAAGGTAATGATGTCGCGGCCTTTGGCTTCTTCCGCGCGGCGCAAAGCGTCAATTTCCGAAAAAACAGCGGATGAAAGTCCGTTTAACCGTTCAGAGCAAACTGGATGAAACAAGTAAATTCCTCCTCGGTTCCTTAGTTACGAGCAGTAAGACGCTGGCTGCGTACAGCCACTTCTTGGCGCAGTCGTTCAATGTCGATGGTTGTGAACTCGCCATTGTCCAGCAGTACTTTGCCATCGACCAAGACGGAGTGTACGTCGAGGGCATTGGCGGCATAAGCCAGAAGAGAAATACGATCATAACGAGGCTGCCAATGCAAGCCGTTCATATTCCAAAGAGTCAGGTCGGCTTTTTTTCCGGGAGCGATTTGACCAATTTGCTGTTCCAAGCCTAGGGCAAGGGCGCCCGCGCTAGTAGCCATCTGCAAGGCTTCACTTGCGGATACGGCCAATGGATCGCCGGTATTAGCCTTATGCAAGGTTGCCGCCAAACGGACTTCTTCCAACATATCCAAATTATTGTTACTAGCGGCTCCGTCGGTGCCAAGGGCCACGCATAAACCGGCTTTCAACATAGCCGGCACCGGTGCAATGCCGCTGGCCAGCTTCAGATTGCTGCCGGGATTATGAGCTACACGGACGTTGCGACGCACCATTAGTTCGATATCTTCCGGTGAGAGATGCACGCAATGAGCTGCCAAGGCACCGCATTCCAGCAGACCAAGGCGTTCCATCAAAGCCATGGGCGTAGCGCCATGATCTCTTTTGCAGTCTTCCACTTCGCCTATTGTTTCCGCCAGATGAATGTGAATATTGGCGTTTAGGCAATGGGCCATGGAGACAACACGCTCTAAATAGGCAGGCGGGCAGGTATAGGGCGCATGCGGTCCCAGCATGACGGTAATTCGGCCGTCAGCAGCGCCGTGAAATTCTCGGAAGAAGGAAGCGCTTTCAGTCAAGGCAGTTTCCGCATTCGGCGCTACACCGGCCATGCCGCGGGCCAAACTGGCGCGAATACCGCTTTCGGCGACAGCGCGAGCCGCATCAGGCATAAAAAAGTACATATCTGCAAAAGTGGTTGTGCCGGTGCGCAGCATTTCCGCAATCGCCAGCTGCGTCCCCCAGTAGACGTCATCCGCTTCTAAACGGGCTTCTGCGGGCCAAATTTTTTCTTGCAGCCAGTCCATAAGCTGCATATCATCCGCATAGCTGCGAAATAAGCTCATCGCCGCATGAGTATGTGTATTGATAAAGCCAGGCATAGCCAGAAGATCTTTTCCTTCAATAATGCGATCCGCTGACCACGCTTCAGGCACAATGCCTACATAAGCAAATTTACCTTCTGCAATGGCAATATCCCCGGTAGCTACTGCTCCGTCCGGGCCCCAATATTCGATATTGCGAATCAAGATGCGTTCAGTCATTCCCTGTATCCCCTCTCCGCTTGCGATAATGCGAAACGTAAAATTCAT
Proteins encoded:
- a CDS encoding amidohydrolase, with protein sequence MTERILIRNIEYWGPDGAVATGDIAIAEGKFAYVGIVPEAWSADRIIEGKDLLAMPGFINTHTHAAMSLFRSYADDMQLMDWLQEKIWPAEARLEADDVYWGTQLAIAEMLRTGTTTFADMYFFMPDAARAVAESGIRASLARGMAGVAPNAETALTESASFFREFHGAADGRITVMLGPHAPYTCPPAYLERVVSMAHCLNANIHIHLAETIGEVEDCKRDHGATPMALMERLGLLECGALAAHCVHLSPEDIELMVRRNVRVAHNPGSNLKLASGIAPVPAMLKAGLCVALGTDGAASNNNLDMLEEVRLAATLHKANTGDPLAVSASEALQMATSAGALALGLEQQIGQIAPGKKADLTLWNMNGLHWQPRYDRISLLAYAANALDVHSVLVDGKVLLDNGEFTTIDIERLRQEVAVRSQRLTARN